The genomic region CATCCAGTCGATTTGAAGTCCCAACAAAGTCTGCAACAAAATTGTTTGCTGGAGCTTCATAGATCTCAGCCGGTGTTCCGACCTGCTCAATATGCCCGTCATTCATTACGGCAATCCGATCACACATCACCATTGCTTCGCTTTGATCATGAGTCACATATAATGAGGTGACATCAATCTCATCGAGTAATGAGCCAATCTCCTGCTGTAATCGCGTTTTAAGTTTAGCGTCTAAGCCAGTCATTGGCTCATCAAGTAACAGAACACGGGGTTCAATTGCTAGCGCTCGAGCGAGACCAACGCGCTGTTGTTGCCCACCTGAGAGTGTTGTTGGGTCACGATTCCCCATCTCACCGATATCGAGTAGCGTGAGTAGCTCTGCTGCCCGTTCAGAACGCTGTTCTTTTGGCATATCTCGCATTTTTAATCCGAATTCAACGTTTTCTTGAACGGTCATATTATTGAACAGCGCATACGATTGAAATACTAATCCGACATTGCGTTGTTCGGGCGGGACGTGTGTCACCTCTTCACCGTCGAATAAGACGCGACCTGCATTTGGTGTTTCAAATCCTGCAACCGTTCGAAGCGTCGTTGTTTTTCCACATCCAGAAGGACCAACGAGCCCAATTGTCTCCCCTGGTTCGACAGTTAATGAGACAGTATCCACAGCGACGGTTTCATCGAATTGTTTCGTAATATTGTCGATTGTAACTTGTTCAGCCATTTATCTGACACCTCCAACTGAGAAGCCGTTTTCACCAACGTAATTCAACAGTGCTGTCACCGCAGCGACAATCACAAAGTAAATTGAGATCGCGGCTGCAGCCCGCAAGAATGGATTATTGGAAATATTCTCGAATAAGAATAATGAGAATGGTCGTGGACCACTAGAGTATACCACATATGAGAAATTAAATTCCGCAGCCGCGAGCGTCCAGCAAATGATTGACCCTGAGATAATGCCTTGTTTTGCTCCTGGAATGATGACGCGTAGAAAGGTGGTTGTCCAGGAGGCTCCAAGCGAACGGGCGCTTTCTTCCATGCTTCGCAGGTCCATCGACTCAAATGATGATTGAACAGCAAGTACCATATATGGAATCTTCAACAGTGAATACCCCAACACAAGTGCAATAACACTTGGAAGGCCAGGATATGTCTTCAGAAAGGCAATACCAAGGATAATTCCGGGAACAATAGGTAATACAGCAAACGTGTTCATCAGCCGTCGACCAGGAAAGTCATATCTGGTGACTGCATATGCAATCGGAACACCAACAAGTAAATTAATAACAACGCCGAGTAGGGCAAGTAATACACTGAATCCTAATGCGACTGGGATTGGTGTCGGGATGCGTATATCAAAGGGAAATGAGACCGTGATGTCTGCAATCCCTGGGAGTTGAAGAATAAATAAAATGTCCGGGGCAACAAATGTCCAGAACCCACCAAGTCCCCGTTGAGCGCCAATGCTTTCAGCACCGATTCCAA from Haloquadratum walsbyi C23 harbors:
- a CDS encoding ABC transporter ATP-binding protein; its protein translation is MAEQVTIDNITKQFDETVAVDTVSLTVEPGETIGLVGPSGCGKTTTLRTVAGFETPNAGRVLFDGEEVTHVPPEQRNVGLVFQSYALFNNMTVQENVEFGLKMRDMPKEQRSERAAELLTLLDIGEMGNRDPTTLSGGQQQRVGLARALAIEPRVLLLDEPMTGLDAKLKTRLQQEIGSLLDEIDVTSLYVTHDQSEAMVMCDRIAVMNDGHIEQVGTPAEIYEAPANNFVADFVGTSNRLDATIRNGTLDLGHATVTAPANAPNGSVTVVARPEAFTLDEGPIEATIEDRFYLGEHVRMTARTPDGHELTLRFDPTHAPESRHVTLSLDPDRVHILRN
- a CDS encoding ABC transporter permease, with the translated sequence MSTPDSDSNSNNTQAITGTVPEREPGQLGRLSAIYGRKLITVLIFVTVGFLIGPVLITFVASFFQNWTGILPSGGFTVQNWAQALGIGAESIGAQRGLGGFWTFVAPDILFILQLPGIADITVSFPFDIRIPTPIPVALGFSVLLALLGVVINLLVGVPIAYAVTRYDFPGRRLMNTFAVLPIVPGIILGIAFLKTYPGLPSVIALVLGYSLLKIPYMVLAVQSSFESMDLRSMEESARSLGASWTTTFLRVIIPGAKQGIISGSIICWTLAAAEFNFSYVVYSSGPRPFSLFLFENISNNPFLRAAAAISIYFVIVAAVTALLNYVGENGFSVGGVR